TGCACCAGGGACACGGACGCGGGGGACGGCTCCAGGGTGAGCCGGGCGAGCACGACGGCGAACGCCACCATGAACGCGAAGGCCACCAGCATCGCCAGCAGCCGCAGCGGCCACGGCAACGGCCGCCGCTCGCTGCGCGCCCGTCGCTCCGACTTCTTCGCCGCGCCGGGCTCCACGGTCTTCTTCTCGGCCGCGGCGGGCTCCGCGGTCCTCTTCCTCGGCCAGACGAACGCCGGCGCCCGCTTCTTCTCCGGCGCGGCGGGCTCTACGGCCTTCCGCGCGGGCGGCGCCGGCTTCTCGCCCTTGGGGGTGCGCAGGCGGAACACGGCACGTGGACGTGAGGCTGTTCGGGCCATGCGGTCCTCCAGTTGTCAACCGACCTGCGTCCTAAGGCGGTTACCCGCGAACGGCCCGAGGATGCGGGCGAAGAGGACGAGGGTGAAGGGGCGCGTCGGCGAGGGACTCGCCCCACCCGACGTACCCCTTCACCCCGGTGTCTCTGGCGTCTCAGGCGCCGTAGGCCACGGTCACCTCCTTGAAGCCCAGGGAGCTCAGGAGCCCCTTGAGCATGTCGGTGGTGTTCTTCTCGGCGCGCGTGGTCAGCTCGCTGTCCTTCGCCGCCTCGCCGATGTGCTTGACCGCGAGCTTCTGGACGGCCTGCTCGCCGTTGGGGTTGTCCGAGAACAGGTCGCCGAGGCGGTCCAGGAGACCGCGCTGCTTGGAGACCGCGTAGGAGCGGTCCGGGTCGAGCGCCGGCTTGCCGAGCAGGGCGTGCGGCAGCCGGAGCGTGGCCGAGGTGCGGTCGTCGTTGACCTTCACGTCGTCGTCGCCGAGCTTGCCGAGGTCGACGTAGGCGTCCACGGTGCCCGCGCCGACGTACAGCGTGCGGGTGCCGCGGAGCGCGTCGGGGAGGTACTTGGCGTCCTTCTCCAGGTCCACGACGACCTGGAAGTTGCCGGAGGCGGCGTCGTAACGGCTCATGTCCTGGATGGACTTGAGCAGGGCGGGACCCGAGCGGTCGCGGGTCTCGGTGCCGAAGAGGTCGCGCAGTCCGGGGAGCAGGCTCAGACTGATCCCGGCGAACATCACCACGAGCACGACCACGACGGCGGTGAGCACCTTGGCCCAGCCGGGCAGACGCCTGGGGAGGCGCTTGTTGGGAGTCGTCATGTCGACGGCCCTCCTTCCTACTGACCGGATTCCCGCCAATTCCCCTGCCAGACCGGCTTGTTGGCAACCTGTGACAAGAGACTTCCGGAGGTCGGACGCCGTCACCCGTTCGGCGGCCGTCCGACCACTGTGCCGTCGAGTGGGCAAAACGGACGTGGTCCGTAGCATGAGAGATCCCGACTCCAGCCGGACATGGTCAGCGAGGAGCCGATCGTGAGAGACATCTCCGTGTTCAGCGGCAGCGCCCACCCCGAGCTGGCCGCCGAGGTCTGCGCCCACCTCGGCGTGCCCCTGAGCCCCACCCGCGTCAGCAGGTTCGCCAACGACTGTCTGGAGGTCCAGCTCCAGGCGAACTGTCGGGAGCGGGACGTCTTCCTCGTCCAGCCCCTGGTCAAGCCCGTGCAGGAGCATCTGGTCGAGCTGCTGCTGATGTGCGACGCGGCCCGCGGGGCGTCGGCGGGCCGGATCACCGTCGTCATGCCGCACTACTCCTACGCCCGCTCCGACAAGAAGGACGCGCCCCGCATCTCGCTGGGCGGACGCCTGGTCGCCGACCTGATGGCGGCGGCCGGCGTCCATCGCGTCCTGGCCATGACCCTGCACTCGCCCCAGGTGCACGGCTTCTTCTCGATGCCCGTCGACCATCTGCACGCCCGCCGTGAGCTGGCCGCCCACTTCCGTCGCTACGACCTCACCGACACCACCGTCGTCTCACCGGACCTCGGCAACGCCAAGGAGGCCGCCGCCTTCGCGCGGATGATCGGCGCCCAGGTGGCGGCGGGCGCCAAGCAGCGCTATGCCGACGACCGGGTCAGCATCAGCGCGGTGATCGGCGAGGTCGCCGGGCGGGACGTCATCGTCCTGGACGACGAGATCGCCAAGGGCAGCACCGTCATCGAGCTGCTCGACCGGCTGCGGGAGCTGGAGCCGCGGTCGATACGGATCGCCTGCACCCACGGCCTGTTCGCGGCCGGCGCCCTCAAACGGCTCAGCGAGCAGCCCGACGTACTGGAGATCGTGTGCACCAACACGGTGCCGGTGCCCGTCGAGGAGCACACCGACAAGCTGCGGATCCTGTCCATCGCCCCGGCGCTCGCCGAGGCCGTGCGCCGGATCCACAACGGGGAGTCCGTGAGCGCGCTGTTCGACGCGCCGCGCACCGCGTGACATACGGCCGGCCGCGGAGGGCGAGCCGGGGCGCCGTCATGCCGGGACGCGGTCATAACGACCCCGAGGTCGCCTCGGGCCGTTCCAGGGCGGCTTCCAGCGTCCCCGCCGGCGGCAGCAGCCGGGACAGGCCGGTGGCCCGCAGGACGCGCAGGGTCAGCGGGTGGGCGCAGACCAGGTGGAGATGTCCCCCGCGGCCGAGGACGCGGCCGCGGGCCCGGTACAGCAGGCGCAGGCCGGAGCAGTCGAAGAACTCGATCCCGGTCAGGTCGATCACGATCCGGGGCGCGGGACCGGTGGTCGCCTCGTCGAGACGCGGGGCGATCTCCGTCGCGGCGACGAGGTCGATCTCGCCGTGGAACTCCAGCACCGTGTACCCCCGGTCCCGGCGGACGCGCAGATGCGGGGTGTCCGCGGGTTCCTGCTGCACGACGACATCGCCTCCAACCCGCTCCACCGGTCGGGAGCCTCCAACGGCGGGGAAGCGCACGGCTGTTCCCCACCCCAGCAAGTTACCCCCGATCGAGTGAATCTCAGCATGTTCGATTGACATATGTCTTCGAAATGCGGGCGTCTCTACGACAGAGCCTGCCACGCCTTCGACAGGGCCGCCCGGAGCTGCTCCGCCTGGTGCGCCGTGAGGTCCCGCACCATCCGCTCCTCCAGCTCCCGCACCGGCCCCGCGTACAGGTCGAGCAGCTCGCGCCCCTCCTGGGTGAGCAGGATCAGCAGCTCGCGCCGGTTGCGCGGATTGCGCTCGCGGCGGATCAGGCCGCGGTTCTCCAGGGAGCGCACCAGGTCGGCGATGGACTGCGCGGTGACGAAGGAGTCCCGGGCCAGCTGAGCGGCGGACAGTCCGTCGTGCCGCTCCAGTACGGTGAGCGCCGTGTACTGCAGAGCGGTGATGCCGGACGGCTTGACCAGCTCGTCCAGGCGGGATCGCACGACGAGCTCCACCTGCTTCACCATGTAGAGCAGGGACGGAGGTGCCTTGGTTGTCTGGGTGCCGGCCATGAGGCGAGCGTAGACCATTGACAGGAAACCTGTCTGTAATGAGACTGCGGACCAACAGGAATCCTGTTGGTTGAAATCTTGGCGACGATGCTGAGGAGTGGTGATGACCATCTTCGAGATCGACCCCGGTCGGCTCTTCATCGGGGGACAGTGGCGCGAGGCCGCGGACGGGGCGCGGACCGAGGTGGTCGACCCGTCCCGGGGCGCGGTCCTCACCACCGTCGCGGAGGCGGGCCCCGTCGACGTGGACGCGGCCGTACGGGCCGCCCGCGAGGCCTTCGACTCCGGACGGTGGTCCGGGCTCAGCGGCCGCGAGCGGGGCCGCGTCCTGCACCGCGTGGCCCAGCTGATCCGCGAGGAGGCGGACGAGATCGCCCGGCTGGAGAGCCTGGACGTCGGCAAGCCGATCACCCTGGCGCACGCCGTCGACGTCACCAACGCGGCGAACGACTACGAGTACTTCGCCTCCCTCGCGTACTCCCTGGACGGCGCGAGCCGCGACACCCCGATGAACGCCCTCGCCTACACCAAGCGCGGGCCGATCGGCGTGGTCGCCGCCATCACCCCGTTCAACTTCCCGCTGATCCTGGCCGGCTCCAAGCTCGCCCCGGCCCTCGCCGCCGGCAACACGGTCGTCCACAAGCCGGCCGACGAGACCCCGCTCAGCGCGCTGTACATGGCAGGCCTGCTCCAGCGGGCCGGCGTCCCCGACGGCGTCGTCAACGTCGTCACCGGCAGCGGTCCGGTGGCCGGCGAGGC
This window of the Streptomyces sp. NBC_01275 genome carries:
- a CDS encoding anti-sigma factor antagonist (This anti-anti-sigma factor, or anti-sigma factor antagonist, belongs to a family that includes characterized members SpoIIAA, RsbV, RsfA, and RsfB.), with the protein product MQQEPADTPHLRVRRDRGYTVLEFHGEIDLVAATEIAPRLDEATTGPAPRIVIDLTGIEFFDCSGLRLLYRARGRVLGRGGHLHLVCAHPLTLRVLRATGLSRLLPPAGTLEAALERPEATSGSL
- a CDS encoding DUF4230 domain-containing protein, translating into MTTPNKRLPRRLPGWAKVLTAVVVVLVVMFAGISLSLLPGLRDLFGTETRDRSGPALLKSIQDMSRYDAASGNFQVVVDLEKDAKYLPDALRGTRTLYVGAGTVDAYVDLGKLGDDDVKVNDDRTSATLRLPHALLGKPALDPDRSYAVSKQRGLLDRLGDLFSDNPNGEQAVQKLAVKHIGEAAKDSELTTRAEKNTTDMLKGLLSSLGFKEVTVAYGA
- a CDS encoding MarR family winged helix-turn-helix transcriptional regulator: MAGTQTTKAPPSLLYMVKQVELVVRSRLDELVKPSGITALQYTALTVLERHDGLSAAQLARDSFVTAQSIADLVRSLENRGLIRRERNPRNRRELLILLTQEGRELLDLYAGPVRELEERMVRDLTAHQAEQLRAALSKAWQALS
- a CDS encoding ribose-phosphate pyrophosphokinase; the protein is MRDISVFSGSAHPELAAEVCAHLGVPLSPTRVSRFANDCLEVQLQANCRERDVFLVQPLVKPVQEHLVELLLMCDAARGASAGRITVVMPHYSYARSDKKDAPRISLGGRLVADLMAAAGVHRVLAMTLHSPQVHGFFSMPVDHLHARRELAAHFRRYDLTDTTVVSPDLGNAKEAAAFARMIGAQVAAGAKQRYADDRVSISAVIGEVAGRDVIVLDDEIAKGSTVIELLDRLRELEPRSIRIACTHGLFAAGALKRLSEQPDVLEIVCTNTVPVPVEEHTDKLRILSIAPALAEAVRRIHNGESVSALFDAPRTA